The Silene latifolia isolate original U9 population chromosome Y, ASM4854445v1, whole genome shotgun sequence sequence CGGTCTGTACCCGTCACAGGAGTTTgcaaaaatggaaaaatattttCAACAAAACTAACATCTCTTGACTGAAAATAAGAGCCCGTCTCAAGATCAAATAGAAGCCAACTCTTTTTGCCAAACGGATATCCAAGAAAAACACATTTCCGTTTACGACTATCGAATTTATCAATTGGATGTAAATTTTTAGCATAAGCTAAGCATCCGAAGACACGGAGTAAATTCAAATTAGCCGGAGTACCAAATAAAAGTTCAAAAGGTGTTTTCCCTTGTAAAATACGAGTTGGTGTCCTATTTATCAAGTGTGCGGCGGTCAAAACACATTCTCCCCAAAAGTCAGTGGGTAAGGAACTTTGAAAACGCAAGGCCCGTGCTACATTAAGAATATGACGGTGCTTGCGCTCAACCCGAgcattttgttgaggggttctAACCATTGATGTTTCGAAAATCATACCATGTTCACGAAAGTAAGGAATTAAAGGTTTAAATTCCGTCCCATTATCGTTCCTGACTCGTTTAACAGTAGCATTAAATTggcgaagaattaaagcaaagaaTTCCTTCATAAGTCGAGTCACCTCATCTTTGGTTTTCATTAAAAACACCCAAACGCTACGGGAATAATCGTCAACAAGCGAAAGAAAATAACGCGAACCACACGATTGATTAGCATCATAAGGACCCCAAACATCACAATGTAAAAGATCAAATAATTGTGCTGCTTTAATTGGTACTTAACGGAAAAACGGACCTAGTTTGTTTAGCCCGGAAACAAATGTCACAATGCTTATTATTATCCAAATAATGCTTAAAATTCCTAAAAGACGAAAGACACTCCATTGCCTTTAGAACGGATGACCTAACCGTTTATGCCAAAGAGCGACATTCCCTGCGTCTTCTATTGCATTAACACGCCTTGGTATATCCATTGGCAAATGGTAGAGTCCATCCGTGAGTGCACCCTCACCAATCCTCGTCTTCAAGATAGGGTCCTGAATAACACAAATCGAATTAGTGAACCAAATACACAACTTTTGGGAAACAAGCAATTGGGAAACAGATAATAAGTTGCAAGTAAAATTCGGAACAAAAAGCACGTCGAACAAAACGAGATTATCATTGATTTTTGCATTCCCTCGATGTGTAGCTTTCAATCGAGCACCGTTGGGAAGACCTATTGCAAGCGGAGTAATAGAGACACAAtcttctaacagaaaaaagtttCCACAAACGTGGGTGGAAGTGCCGGTATCAACGATCCAAGAGACAGCGTGCTTACCATGAAGACGGATGTGGTTTGCATCAATGGCAGGTTCTCCAAACACCGTGTTGGTGTGAGCAGAGGTCGACCCACCCGTGGCTCCACCCGAGACGGCAGCAGAGCGTGGCTCCCGCCCTTCAGGATATCCATATTTCTCCCAACAATTGGGCTCGCTATGGCCCGGTTTCTTACAGTGAGTGCACTTTGGACGTGGCCGCCCCTGCTTCGAACCGGTATTCTGACCACCACCCTGGACTGCACATGCCATGGAGGCAGTACGATCTTGATTCACATTCTGTACTTCCTCCTCTTGCATAATTCGGGAATAAACCGAATCCAGAGATGGTAAAGGGGTAATACCCAAAACATTTGAACGCGTCGTGGCATACACCGGGAGAAGACCCATAAGAAACTGACGAGTCTGTCATGTCTCGCGACGGTCACGCAATTTGACGGAGATGTTGCACTTGCAACCAGAGCAATCACATGTGGGGAGAGCATCGTAGTCATTAACGTCGTCCCACAATTTCTTCAATCGACCGTAAAAATCCATTACAGTCTCGTCAATCTGTTGTTTGCAATCGGAGATCTCCGACTCCAAGTGATAAATCTTGATGCCATTACTGCGGGAAAAGCGATTACGAATGTCATCCCAAAGTTTGACAGCCGTATCTCGGTATGAGATCGATGACCGAACCGTGGAATCAATCGTGTTAAAAATCCACGCTATTACCGTGTAATTGGCTGTAGACCAATCTTCGAGGTCCTCGGAACCAGCCGCTGGTCGCTTGAGTGAACCATCAACAAAACCGAGTTTCCGTTTCTCCCCCAACCCATTGCGAAAACCCTTGGACCATTCCGCGTAATTGGAACCTTTCAACATTACATGAGTAATTTTGGCTGAAACTCCATCGGAATTGGAAAGAGCGTAGACGGGTTTGGTGATATGCGGCGTGGGATTCGGTACAATAGCGCCTAACATTATTAGGGTTCGTAATGTCGAAACCTAACTGataccataaagaatttgacaaACGTTTTTGTGAGAATAATTTTTTATGTGTCGTTGCTCAACTGATGTCCCCAAATATATATACAACCTATGAGATAAGTACTAGGTTACATATTTGATATGCTATTCCTAATTTACAGGATCCACATTCCTAATTGTATGCTAACAAAAGATATGTGCATATTTTGTGCTACGAATAACCGAATATTGCTTCCAACACTACCGTTTCTTCGTCAAATATGCTGTTGAAGTTGACGACTCAATCTCGCTATCTCTTTTGGATTTTTGGTTTCGACAAGCTTGTGACCGCAACGTCCGTGAACTCAAGTTAGCATGTCTTCTTAGTTTTGAGGGTTCCAGCTACGGTGAGAATATATTGCCAAGTTTTGTTTTACGAACGCAGTCGCTGACGTCAATTGagttatactccgtatttaatttGCAATTGCCTGATGATGGACAAATCAATCTTCCTAATTTGAAGAGATTACGGTTTACACGCTTTCGTGTTGATTTGATGTTGTTGGAAACGTTAATCAAGGCTTGTCCATCTCTCGAAGATTTGTCTTTAATAGACTTCTTGTTTATGTGGACACCAGAACGTGACGACATTAAGGTTTTCAATCAAAAATTACGACGGCTAGTTATTGACGCAGGTTGTATTGAATATAATCATGTTGCAGTTGTGATTAATGCCCCAAAGTTAGAGCAGTTGGTTTGCCATACTGTAAATTCTGTCATCTTTAGTTTCGAAGATAAACCTTCAGCGTTGCGTAAAGTAAAAATCGACTTCAACCATAACCGTGGACTACAAAGCCGGGATGAAAAAAAAGTAATGTCAGAGTTTTATCAGGCAATTAGTAATGTAAGTTCCCTCACACTTGATGATTATGTACTAGATAAGGTGTTGTCGACCGTGTTTTGCAACGTAACTCGATGTACACTAATTATGAAAAAATGGTATAACATCAAGACCGTGGCGTCATTATTAGAGTTGTGTCCTTTGTTAGATGTTCTGACCCTAAAATTCGATTGTGATATACGTATCATGAGAGAGAGGAACCTCGGGAAGCCTAACCGTAAAAGAACCTCACGACGAGTACTCAAGAGACTAGAGATTGAAGCGTACTGTACGACTTATCGCAAGCCTGGAAAATCATTCTTACAACTAGTACAGTACTTGTTAAGTGGTGCCATAGATTTGGAGCACTTCTATTTTAGGGCAGTTGGTCCCAAATTTTTCACAGAGGAAGTTCGAGAAAAGATGGAATCGAATTTGTGCAAGTTAATATGCGAGTGTCCTATGGTATCAACTGGGTGTAAGGTTGAATTTGATGGGATGTTTCACAAATATGTTTCAAGATCGAATCAAGGTTGATCGGAAAGTAATAGATGAAGTAATCTTGGTCGTCAAATTCCTTACGATTTTATGGTATTTAGTACTTCCTCCGTTCCAATCATTAGCTTCTTAATCCAAAGAAAACCTCTTCCATACACAAGTCCGAATACAAATTCCTTAGAACATGTCAAAGCAAATCAGACTCCCATGCCTGGGGTATGGTCATTGTGCCGGCTGGTTGGGACGGAAGGATTAGAATTACGGTTTAACCGTGCCCCATTGAAAGTAACCCTTCGAAAGATCATGAGCTTTTAATATACAGTGAATCCAAGGTCAGTTCATTCTCAATGTTGTTTTCGGGATAATTCCGGCATCATCATGTGTTTTATTTGGTTGATTCTTGGGAGgaatttaattaattatgttTTAGGTGTTTAATTGCTTGATTAGTGTTGGTTTGGTACTTAATTACTTTATAAGTTTGTAGATGCTACCCAAAACTCTAGACAGGGGCGTCTAAGGACCTGTGCAAGTGTGCAGCCACGAACACGGGAGCCGGGTGTCTGGTTTTGGTCACCAAATTTACAAGTTATTGATGAACTTCAACACAAATTTCGAAGTATATTACACTTGTGCATTGATATTTGAACCCTCATGTTTTCGTGGTGCGGGTTCACACTCCATAGGGCCTCCATTTATTTTAAAACGCCCCCGACTCGAGACTAAATTAATAACCGGAACTCGACTCTTATggcaaattttcttttatttagtaAAAACAAAAGTAAGTTTATACTAGAATTAATATAGCgcaattgaactgaactgaacataTAGAAACCgaaattaagttcaaaagaacagggTCTTAAGGTAATATTCCTTTGGCATCAAATTATATCATTCAGCCTATATTAAGAGCTAATCCTCCATAATGCATACATAGTATAAATTATGAGTAACTTCACCTTGTAGATAGTACCAATGCAACCTTGACGTATAAATGAACTACGCCAATTAAGTACTCTAACAACGGTTAAATACTCGTACATTTTTGGAGACGATACTATATGAGGTCGCAACTCGCAAACCATTAGAAAAATCATTGTTCATTAGGAATGAAACCTTTCCGAGAAAGAAGGAAATAGATAACTTTGCCATTCGTAGTTGTAACTTTGGGACCATCGTTTCGAGACATGTTGAGAAATCTCCCTTTAAATTCAACATCACAAGTGGAGATCGTTTGATAGCAATAGAGTTCCTCGCATAAATTTAACTCTTGTTCCTGATTACGCATCACATTACTCAACGGCCACTCTCGACAATCATTTACACTAACATTGAAGCGCTCCAAATCGCAAGTGCTTCTTAACAAACCCATTATAAGGTTTGAGAAAGATTTTGCGCGCTTGCAATAACTACTCCTGTTATTTATTTCCACGTTTATCGACTTCATCCTTCTGACTGCTTCTCGAGAGGCGCTTACATTGACATGCTTTCCATATAACAGCTGCTCCTTATCATCATCGACACCGCAAAATTTGAGGGTAAAAAACTCTACTATGGGAAACATGTCCAACACGGACAACATGGTTTTTAAACAGAAGCTCAGTTTCATATTAAAAGTGAGCCGAGTAACATTGCGAAACACCGTAGTAGATAAGGCATCTACTGCAGAAATATCAAGGGTAAAGATTCTTACATTAGAAACCGCCTTATACAATCGAGACAATTTATCTTTATCCAATCGAACGTGGGGGAGATCAGTAATTTCAATTTTCGCTTCGCGGAGCACAATTGGATCATCTTCAAAGGAAAAAGTCATGTATTTTGGAGC is a genomic window containing:
- the LOC141629932 gene encoding putative F-box/FBD/LRR-repeat protein At1g78760, with translation MLLETLIKACPSLEDLSLIDFLFMWTPERDDIKVFNQKLRRLVIDAGCIEYNHVAVVINAPKLEQLVCHTVNSVIFSFEDKPSALRKVKIDFNHNRGLQSRDEKKVMSEFYQAISNVSSLTLDDYVLDKVLSTVFCNVTRCTLIMKKWYNIKTVASLLELCPLLDVLTLKFDCDIRIMRERNLGKPNRKRTSRRVLKRLEIEAYCTTYRKPGKSFLQLVQYLLSGAIDLEHFYFRAVGPKFFTEEVREKMESNLCKLICECPMVSTGCKVEFDGMFHKYVSRSNQG
- the LOC141629931 gene encoding uncharacterized protein LOC141629931; protein product: MLGAIVPNPTPHITKPVYALSNSDGVSAKITHVMLKGSNYAEWSKGFRNGLGEKRKLGFVDGSLKRPAAGSEDLEDWSTANYTVIAWIFNTIDSTVRSSISYRDTAVKLWDDIRNRFSRSNGIKIYHLESEISDCKQQIDETVMDFYGRLKKLWDDVNDYDALPTCDCSGCKCNISVKLRDRRET